A window from Mycolicibacterium tokaiense encodes these proteins:
- a CDS encoding glycosyltransferase: MSDIPSGALAADESRAVSLLSRVILPRPGEPLDVRKLYIEESDTNARRAHAPTRTTLEIGAESEVSFATYFNAFPASYWRRWSVLESVVLRVELTGSARVDVYRSKATGARITVGGAPVSGGTADAPAVVEFDVELTPFEDGGWIWFDITTDAGSTLHHAGWYAPVPAPGRANVAVGIPTFNRPEDCVNALAALTSDPLVDKVISAVIVSDQGNKKAVDHPDFAAAAAALGDRLSIHNQPNLGGSGGYSRVMYEALKNTDCEQILFMDDDIRVEPDSILRALALSRFAKTPTLVGGQMLNLQEPSHLHVMGEMVAAQNFMWTNAINTEYDHNFAKYPLADEESERSRLLHRRVDVDYNGWWMCMIPRQVAQELGQPLPLFIKWDDAEYGLRAGERGYPTVTLPGAAIWHMAWSDKDDAIDWQAYFHLRNRLVVAAIHWDGNIRGLIASHFKATCKHLLCLEYSTVAIQNKAMDDFLAGPEHIFSILESALPEVRAMRQTFPDAVVLPSATALPAPSDKRWRKKVTIPVGPVPIGWRLGRGLLHQLKPHDPQHHQRPQINVATQDARWFSLCNVDGVTVTTADGRGVVYRQRDRDKMFALLRESLKRQLLLARRFNRMRKVYRAAVPTLTSTPKWETVLLESSVHG; encoded by the coding sequence ATGAGTGACATCCCCTCCGGCGCACTGGCCGCCGACGAGTCGCGCGCCGTGAGCCTGCTCTCGCGCGTCATCCTGCCGCGCCCCGGTGAACCGCTGGACGTCCGCAAGCTCTACATCGAGGAGTCGGACACCAACGCCCGGCGCGCCCACGCGCCCACCCGCACCACGCTGGAGATCGGCGCCGAGTCCGAGGTGTCCTTCGCCACCTACTTCAACGCCTTCCCGGCCAGCTACTGGCGGCGCTGGTCGGTGCTGGAGTCGGTGGTGCTGCGGGTCGAACTGACCGGCAGCGCCCGCGTGGACGTCTACCGCTCCAAGGCCACCGGCGCCCGCATCACCGTCGGCGGCGCCCCGGTCTCCGGCGGCACGGCCGACGCGCCTGCGGTGGTGGAGTTCGACGTCGAGTTGACGCCGTTCGAAGACGGCGGCTGGATCTGGTTCGACATCACCACCGACGCCGGCTCCACCCTGCACCACGCCGGCTGGTACGCCCCGGTGCCCGCGCCGGGCCGGGCCAACGTGGCCGTCGGCATCCCGACCTTCAACCGGCCCGAGGACTGCGTCAACGCTCTGGCGGCGCTGACCTCGGACCCCTTGGTGGACAAGGTGATCAGTGCGGTCATCGTCTCCGACCAGGGCAACAAGAAGGCCGTCGACCATCCCGACTTCGCCGCGGCGGCCGCCGCCCTCGGCGACCGGCTCAGCATCCACAATCAACCCAACCTGGGCGGGTCGGGCGGTTACAGCCGGGTCATGTACGAGGCACTGAAGAACACCGACTGTGAGCAGATCCTGTTCATGGACGACGACATCCGCGTCGAACCCGACTCCATCCTGCGGGCCCTGGCGCTGAGCCGGTTCGCCAAGACCCCGACCCTGGTCGGCGGTCAGATGCTCAACCTGCAGGAGCCCAGCCACCTGCACGTGATGGGCGAGATGGTGGCCGCGCAGAACTTCATGTGGACCAACGCCATCAATACCGAGTACGACCACAACTTCGCCAAGTACCCGCTGGCCGACGAGGAATCCGAACGCAGCCGGCTGCTGCACCGGCGCGTCGACGTCGACTACAACGGCTGGTGGATGTGCATGATCCCGCGCCAGGTGGCGCAGGAGCTGGGCCAGCCGCTGCCGCTGTTCATCAAGTGGGACGACGCCGAGTACGGCCTGCGCGCCGGCGAGCGCGGCTACCCCACCGTCACCCTTCCCGGTGCGGCCATCTGGCACATGGCGTGGAGCGACAAGGACGATGCCATCGACTGGCAGGCCTACTTCCACCTGCGCAATCGCCTGGTGGTGGCCGCCATCCACTGGGACGGCAACATCCGGGGCCTGATCGCCAGTCACTTCAAGGCCACCTGCAAACACCTGCTGTGCCTGGAGTATTCGACCGTCGCCATCCAGAACAAGGCCATGGACGATTTCCTGGCCGGCCCCGAGCACATCTTCTCCATCCTGGAGTCGGCGCTGCCCGAGGTGCGGGCCATGCGCCAGACCTTCCCGGACGCGGTGGTGCTGCCGAGTGCCACCGCGCTGCCCGCCCCGTCGGACAAGCGCTGGCGCAAGAAGGTGACCATTCCGGTGGGCCCGGTGCCCATCGGCTGGCGGCTGGGCCGCGGGCTGCTGCACCAGCTCAAACCCCATGACCCGCAACATCACCAGCGTCCGCAGATCAACGTCGCCACCCAGGACGCCCGGTGGTTCTCGCTGTGCAATGTCGACGGCGTGACGGTCACCACCGCCGACGGTCGCGGCGTCGTCTACCGGCAGCGTGATCGGGACAAGATGTTCGCCCTGCTACGGGAATCGCTGAAACGCCAGCTGCTGCTGGCCCGCCGGTTCAACCGGATGCGCAAGGTCTACCGCGCTGCGGTGCCCACGCTCACCAGCACGCCGAAGTGGGAGACCGTGCTGCTCGAATCGTCGGTCCATGGCTGA
- a CDS encoding phosphatase PAP2 family protein, with the protein MADTPHGEDAVLVAVQAALAHRPGVLPVATAMSHFGEHSLGWLAVSAAGAVAQPSRRRQWLAVGVGAFTAHAAAVVIKRVVRRPRPHHPAVAINVGTPSKLSFPSAHATSTTAAAMLLSRVTGRRLTVVLVAPMLLSRMVLGVHYPTDVATGAVVGAVTAKVVQKAFEHRESRS; encoded by the coding sequence ATGGCTGACACGCCCCACGGCGAGGACGCCGTGTTGGTGGCGGTCCAGGCCGCGCTGGCGCACCGGCCCGGCGTGCTGCCGGTGGCCACGGCCATGTCCCACTTCGGTGAACACAGCCTGGGCTGGCTCGCCGTCTCCGCTGCCGGCGCCGTGGCGCAGCCGTCGCGGCGGCGGCAGTGGCTGGCCGTGGGGGTCGGTGCCTTCACCGCCCACGCCGCGGCCGTTGTCATCAAACGGGTGGTACGCAGGCCCCGCCCACACCACCCGGCGGTCGCGATCAACGTCGGAACACCCAGCAAGCTGAGCTTCCCCTCGGCGCACGCCACCTCCACCACGGCCGCGGCGATGTTGCTGAGCCGGGTCACCGGCCGCCGGTTGACGGTGGTGCTGGTGGCGCCGATGTTGTTGTCCCGCATGGTCTTGGGCGTGCACTACCCCACCGACGTGGCCACCGGCGCGGTTGTCGGCGCCGTCACGGCCAAGGTCGTCCAGAAGGCTTTCGAGCACAGGGAGTCGCGGTCGTGA
- a CDS encoding decaprenyl-phosphate phosphoribosyltransferase — MSEEAAPVGAPPKNLPAGIVKALRPRQWVKNVLVFLPVVLALGDERVGYDFQAVLLNVVVAFVVFCLAASSIYLINDARDVEADRQHPTKRFRPIAAGVVPQQLAYGLATVLIVVSLGVSWWVTPDLALVMAVYIGIQLAYCFGLKHQAVLDICIVSSGFLIRAIAGGVAAGVELSQWFLLVMAFGSLFMAAGKRYAELQLAERTGAKIRKSLESYTTSYLRFVWTLSATAMVVCYSLWAFQRDGASAGWFAVTIVPLTVAVLRYAVDVDGGMAGEPEEIALRDRVLQLLAVAWIGTISAAVVLG, encoded by the coding sequence GTGAGTGAAGAAGCCGCACCGGTCGGGGCGCCGCCCAAGAATCTGCCCGCCGGCATCGTCAAGGCGCTGCGGCCCCGGCAGTGGGTCAAGAACGTCTTGGTGTTCCTGCCGGTGGTGCTGGCCCTCGGTGACGAGCGGGTCGGTTACGACTTCCAGGCCGTGCTGCTCAACGTCGTGGTGGCGTTCGTGGTGTTCTGCCTGGCGGCGTCGTCGATCTACCTGATCAACGACGCCCGCGACGTCGAGGCCGACCGCCAGCACCCCACCAAGCGGTTCCGGCCCATCGCGGCCGGGGTGGTGCCGCAACAGTTGGCCTACGGGCTGGCAACGGTTCTCATCGTGGTGTCCCTCGGCGTCTCCTGGTGGGTGACCCCGGACCTGGCGCTGGTGATGGCGGTCTATATCGGCATCCAGCTGGCCTACTGCTTCGGCCTCAAACACCAGGCCGTGCTCGACATCTGCATCGTGTCCTCGGGCTTCCTGATCCGCGCGATCGCGGGCGGGGTGGCCGCCGGAGTCGAACTCAGCCAGTGGTTCCTGCTGGTGATGGCGTTCGGGTCACTGTTCATGGCCGCCGGAAAGCGATATGCCGAACTGCAATTGGCCGAACGCACCGGCGCCAAGATCCGCAAGTCGCTGGAGAGCTACACCACCAGCTACCTGCGCTTCGTGTGGACGTTGTCGGCGACGGCCATGGTGGTCTGCTACAGCCTGTGGGCCTTCCAGCGCGACGGCGCCTCGGCCGGCTGGTTCGCGGTGACCATCGTGCCGCTGACGGTGGCGGTGCTGCGCTACGCGGTGGACGTCGACGGCGGGATGGCCGGGGAGCCGGAGGAGATCGCCCTGCGCGACCGCGTCCTGCAGCTGCTGGCGGTGGCGTGGATCGGGACCATCAGTGCGGCCGTCGTTCTCGGGTGA
- the zomB gene encoding flagellar motor control protein ZomB, translated as MRPSFSGEPRGGLQQLTWSVRISLACSVLTAAALFAWGAWQRRWIADDGLIVLRTVRNLLAGNGPVFNAGERVESNTSTLWTYLNYVGALVGGPVRLEYIALTLAYGLSIIGVVLVMLGTARLYAPGLRGRQALLLPAGVLVYIAIPPARDFATSGLENGLVLSYLGLLWWMLVCWAQAPATAAARGRTAGDATGSWFTAALAAVGGLSVLVRPELALIGGLALVLMLIAARSWRTRALILVAGGLLPVAYQIFRMGYYALIVPGTAVAKDASGAKWGQGWTYLTNFNAPYLLWIPAVVLVGLGIAVVAGRAPRELSVPAGYGRLARAVQRPSVIVAFFVVSGLLQGVYWVRQGGDFMHGRVLLTPLFCLLAPVAVIPVVLRQAGYLLAGATTVLWVGVVGWSVWAANSPGMGSDATKVTYSGIVDERRFYAQATGHAHPLTAADYLDYPRMRAMLVAINNTPDGALLLPSGNYDMWDVVPAVPPPADLTAAQRRNYVGPHTVFFTNMGMTAMNVGLDVRVIDQIGLANPLAAHTQRLENGRIGHDKNLYADWAIAEGPFLKTDEWIPSYIDENWIIQAEAALKCPATEAVLESIRDPLGARRFASNVLNAYLYTQYRINRVPEYELLRCGLPEPALDETPYTGLPATGP; from the coding sequence GTGCGGCCGTCGTTCTCGGGTGAGCCCCGGGGGGGACTGCAGCAGCTGACCTGGTCCGTGCGGATCAGCCTGGCGTGCAGCGTGCTCACCGCTGCCGCGCTGTTCGCTTGGGGTGCCTGGCAGCGGCGCTGGATCGCCGATGACGGCCTGATCGTGCTGCGCACGGTCCGTAATCTGCTGGCGGGCAACGGCCCGGTGTTCAACGCCGGCGAACGGGTGGAGTCCAACACCTCAACGCTGTGGACCTATCTCAACTACGTGGGCGCACTGGTGGGCGGACCCGTGCGCCTCGAATACATCGCTCTCACACTGGCATACGGCCTCAGCATCATCGGCGTGGTGCTGGTCATGCTCGGCACCGCGCGGCTCTACGCCCCGGGACTGCGCGGCAGGCAGGCGCTGCTGCTGCCCGCGGGGGTGCTGGTCTACATCGCCATCCCGCCGGCGCGGGACTTCGCCACCTCCGGGCTGGAGAACGGCTTGGTACTGAGCTATCTCGGGCTGCTCTGGTGGATGCTGGTGTGCTGGGCGCAGGCACCGGCCACCGCGGCGGCCCGCGGCCGCACCGCCGGTGACGCCACCGGCAGCTGGTTCACCGCGGCCCTGGCCGCAGTCGGCGGGTTGTCGGTGCTGGTGCGTCCCGAGCTCGCCCTCATCGGCGGACTGGCGCTGGTGCTGATGCTGATCGCCGCGCGCAGCTGGCGCACCCGGGCGCTGATCCTGGTGGCCGGCGGTCTGCTCCCGGTGGCCTATCAGATCTTCCGGATGGGCTACTACGCGCTGATCGTGCCGGGCACCGCGGTGGCCAAGGACGCCTCCGGCGCCAAGTGGGGCCAGGGTTGGACCTATCTGACGAACTTCAATGCGCCGTACCTGCTGTGGATCCCGGCCGTGGTGCTGGTGGGTCTGGGGATCGCCGTGGTGGCGGGCCGCGCGCCGCGGGAACTCAGCGTGCCCGCCGGCTACGGCAGGCTGGCCCGCGCTGTGCAGCGCCCGTCGGTGATCGTCGCGTTCTTCGTGGTCAGCGGGCTGCTGCAGGGCGTGTACTGGGTGCGCCAGGGCGGCGATTTCATGCACGGCCGGGTGCTGCTCACGCCGCTGTTCTGCCTACTGGCCCCGGTGGCCGTGATCCCGGTGGTGCTACGGCAGGCCGGGTACCTGCTGGCCGGCGCCACCACCGTGCTGTGGGTGGGGGTGGTCGGTTGGTCGGTGTGGGCGGCGAACTCACCGGGCATGGGCTCCGACGCCACCAAGGTCACCTACTCCGGGATCGTCGACGAGCGGCGGTTCTACGCCCAGGCCACCGGGCATGCGCATCCGCTGACTGCCGCGGACTATCTGGACTACCCGCGGATGCGGGCCATGCTGGTGGCCATCAACAACACCCCCGACGGTGCGCTGCTGCTGCCCTCGGGCAACTACGACATGTGGGACGTGGTGCCTGCGGTGCCGCCGCCCGCGGATCTGACTGCGGCACAACGCCGTAACTACGTCGGCCCGCACACCGTGTTCTTCACCAACATGGGCATGACGGCGATGAACGTCGGCCTCGACGTCCGCGTCATCGACCAGATCGGGTTGGCCAACCCGTTGGCCGCGCACACCCAGCGCCTGGAGAACGGCCGCATCGGCCACGACAAGAACCTGTACGCGGACTGGGCCATCGCCGAGGGGCCCTTCCTCAAGACCGACGAGTGGATCCCGTCCTACATCGACGAGAACTGGATCATCCAGGCCGAGGCAGCGCTGAAGTGCCCCGCCACCGAGGCGGTGCTGGAGTCCATCCGGGATCCATTGGGCGCGCGCCGGTTCGCCTCCAACGTGCTCAACGCCTACTTGTACACGCAGTACCGCATCAACCGAGTGCCCGAGTACGAGTTGCTGCGCTGCGGGCTGCCGGAGCCGGCCCTGGACGAGACCCCCTACACTGGGTTACCGGCAACGGGTCCATGA
- a CDS encoding alpha/beta hydrolase, with product MACAALVAAPSAAAFSRPGLPVEYLDVYSAAMSRNVRVQFQPGNVPNAKAVYLLDGLRAQDDYNGWDINTAAFEWFLDTGVATVMPVGGQSSFYTDWYGRSTFNNQPYTYKWETFLTQELPAFLETRGVSRTGNAAVGLSMSGGSALILAAYHPGQFRYAASLSGFLNPSTPFMQQAIRIAMLDAGGYNVDNMWGAPWDPAWKRNDPTAQVGRLVANNTRLWIYCAPGGSTPIDDVNGDPGQALSATGLEALAIASNLRFQRVYTEAGGRNATFEFPPAGNHSWGYWGGQLQAMKPDLLATLNS from the coding sequence ATGGCCTGTGCCGCGCTCGTGGCGGCCCCCAGCGCCGCTGCCTTCTCGCGCCCCGGCCTGCCGGTGGAGTACCTGGATGTGTACTCCGCGGCGATGAGCCGGAATGTGCGGGTGCAGTTCCAGCCAGGGAACGTCCCGAACGCGAAGGCGGTGTACCTGCTCGACGGTCTGCGCGCCCAGGACGACTACAACGGCTGGGACATCAACACCGCGGCCTTCGAGTGGTTCCTCGACACCGGTGTGGCCACCGTGATGCCCGTCGGCGGGCAGTCCAGCTTCTACACCGACTGGTACGGCCGCTCGACGTTCAACAACCAGCCCTACACCTACAAGTGGGAGACATTCCTCACCCAGGAACTGCCCGCCTTCCTCGAGACCAGGGGTGTCTCGCGAACCGGCAACGCCGCGGTGGGCCTGTCGATGTCCGGCGGTTCGGCGCTGATCCTGGCGGCCTACCACCCCGGCCAGTTCCGCTACGCGGCGTCGCTGTCGGGCTTCCTCAACCCGTCCACGCCGTTCATGCAGCAGGCCATCCGCATCGCCATGCTCGACGCCGGCGGCTACAACGTCGACAACATGTGGGGCGCGCCGTGGGACCCGGCGTGGAAGCGCAACGACCCGACTGCCCAGGTGGGACGCCTGGTCGCGAACAACACGCGGCTGTGGATCTACTGCGCACCCGGCGGCTCCACGCCCATCGACGACGTGAACGGCGACCCCGGCCAGGCCCTGAGCGCCACCGGTCTGGAGGCGCTGGCGATCGCGAGCAATCTGCGCTTCCAGCGGGTGTACACCGAGGCCGGTGGCCGCAACGCCACCTTCGAGTTCCCGCCCGCCGGCAACCACTCGTGGGGCTATTGGGGCGGTCAGCTCCAAGCCATGAAACCGGACCTACTGGCCACTCTGAACAGCTGA
- a CDS encoding esterase family protein → MKLVDKVRGTWGRKLMAAVAAAAVLPGLVSAAGGSATAGAFSRPGLPVEYLMVPSAGMGRDIKVQFQSGGPNSPAVYLLDGLRAQDDFNGWDINTQAFEWYYGSGLSVVMPVGGQSSFYSDWYSPACGKTGCQTYKWETFLTQELPAYLASQKGVDSSRTAAVGLSMAGSSALTLAIYHPQQFQYAASLSGYLNPSEGWWPFLINISMGDAGGYEANDMWGKTEDPNSAWKRNDPMVNIDKLVANNTRIWVYCGDGVPAEVNGNVAGNNLPAKFLEGLTIRTNRTFKDEYAAAGGTNGVFNFPDGGTHDWPYWGQQLQMMKPDIERVLGAVPFDPAAAAPAPAEPASMGG, encoded by the coding sequence ATGAAGTTGGTCGACAAGGTGCGCGGCACCTGGGGCCGGAAGCTGATGGCGGCCGTGGCCGCTGCAGCGGTGTTGCCGGGGCTCGTGAGTGCCGCCGGAGGGTCGGCTACCGCCGGCGCGTTCTCGCGTCCGGGGCTGCCCGTTGAGTACCTGATGGTGCCGTCGGCCGGAATGGGCCGCGACATCAAGGTGCAGTTCCAGAGCGGCGGCCCGAACTCTCCCGCGGTGTACCTGCTGGACGGTCTGCGCGCGCAGGACGACTTCAACGGCTGGGACATCAACACCCAGGCCTTCGAGTGGTACTACGGCTCGGGCCTGTCGGTGGTCATGCCCGTCGGTGGTCAGTCCAGCTTCTACTCGGACTGGTACTCCCCGGCGTGCGGCAAGACCGGCTGCCAGACCTACAAGTGGGAGACGTTCCTGACCCAGGAGCTGCCCGCGTACCTGGCCTCGCAGAAGGGCGTCGACTCCAGCCGCACCGCGGCCGTGGGCCTGTCGATGGCCGGATCGTCGGCGCTGACGCTGGCCATCTACCACCCGCAGCAGTTCCAGTACGCCGCCTCGCTGTCGGGTTACCTGAACCCGTCCGAGGGCTGGTGGCCCTTCCTGATCAACATCTCGATGGGTGACGCCGGCGGCTACGAGGCCAACGACATGTGGGGCAAGACCGAGGACCCCAACAGCGCCTGGAAGCGCAACGACCCGATGGTCAACATCGACAAGCTGGTCGCCAACAACACCCGCATCTGGGTGTACTGCGGCGACGGTGTGCCTGCCGAGGTCAACGGCAACGTCGCGGGTAACAACCTGCCCGCCAAGTTCCTCGAGGGCCTGACCATCCGCACCAACCGGACGTTCAAGGACGAGTACGCCGCTGCCGGCGGCACCAACGGCGTCTTCAACTTCCCCGACGGCGGCACGCACGACTGGCCGTACTGGGGTCAGCAGCTGCAGATGATGAAGCCCGACATCGAGCGCGTGCTCGGTGCAGTGCCCTTCGACCCGGCGGCGGCGGCTCCTGCGCCTGCCGAGCCGGCGAGCATGGGCGGCTAG
- a CDS encoding alpha/beta hydrolase-fold protein has product MLSGLVLMGALATATPAAQADTVEYLQVPSAAMGRSIPVAFQGGGPHAVILLDAFNAAPDVSNWVTAGNAMNTFAGKGVSVVAPAGGAWSLYTNWEQDGGKQWETFLATELPNWLAANKGLAPDGHAIVGASQGGTAAITLAEFYPNRFRYAGSLSGFLTPSNTFMNGALHDGMMRFGGADTNLMWGPAQFGRWKWHDPDVHTQLLVDNNTRIWVYSPQTSTASDPAAMIGYADQAQGSNRTFYAHYRSVGGANGHFDFPTSGDHGWGSWAPQLGAMSSDIVAAIA; this is encoded by the coding sequence ATGCTGAGCGGGCTGGTGTTGATGGGTGCGCTCGCCACCGCCACCCCCGCGGCGCAGGCCGACACGGTCGAGTACCTGCAGGTGCCGTCGGCGGCGATGGGGCGCTCGATTCCCGTCGCCTTCCAGGGCGGCGGCCCGCACGCGGTCATCCTGCTCGACGCGTTCAACGCCGCACCGGATGTCAGTAACTGGGTGACGGCGGGCAACGCCATGAACACCTTCGCCGGCAAGGGGGTGTCGGTGGTGGCACCGGCCGGCGGCGCCTGGAGCCTGTACACCAACTGGGAGCAGGACGGCGGCAAGCAGTGGGAGACGTTCCTGGCCACCGAACTGCCGAACTGGCTGGCGGCCAACAAGGGCCTCGCACCGGACGGCCACGCCATCGTCGGGGCCTCCCAGGGCGGCACGGCCGCGATCACGCTGGCGGAGTTCTACCCCAACCGGTTCCGGTACGCGGGATCGCTGTCGGGCTTCCTCACTCCGTCGAACACGTTCATGAACGGCGCACTGCACGACGGGATGATGCGCTTCGGCGGCGCCGACACCAACCTGATGTGGGGCCCCGCACAATTCGGGCGGTGGAAGTGGCACGACCCCGACGTGCACACCCAGCTGCTGGTGGACAACAACACCCGGATCTGGGTCTACAGCCCGCAGACCTCCACCGCCAGCGACCCGGCAGCGATGATCGGCTACGCCGACCAGGCCCAGGGCAGCAACCGCACGTTCTACGCGCACTACCGCAGCGTCGGCGGCGCCAACGGCCACTTCGACTTCCCCACCTCCGGTGACCACGGGTGGGGTTCCTGGGCGCCGCAACTGGGCGCGATGTCGTCGGACATCGTCGCAGCTATCGCCTGA
- a CDS encoding DUF732 domain-containing protein: MQLTPGTRRRRASVAILATALLSALAAAVISSCSSGEDLMTSMAPPRADAPASPNGSDATLPSAPNTRDLSITPRQHDYLEALNGSGVRRSSDLMALSIGSYVCQARNAGQSDQGVWDFVFPLVRGEIHDMNPNTAVTAIAAQVDETTAQYIRIATDRLC, from the coding sequence GTGCAGCTGACCCCGGGAACGCGACGACGGCGCGCGTCCGTTGCGATCCTGGCGACGGCGCTGCTCTCCGCACTGGCGGCGGCTGTGATCTCGAGTTGCTCGTCGGGGGAGGACCTGATGACGAGCATGGCTCCGCCGCGGGCCGACGCTCCGGCCTCCCCGAACGGCTCGGATGCCACGCTGCCCAGCGCTCCGAACACCCGCGACCTGTCCATCACGCCGCGGCAGCACGACTACCTCGAGGCGCTCAACGGCTCCGGTGTGCGTCGCTCCAGCGACCTGATGGCGCTCTCGATCGGCAGCTACGTCTGCCAGGCGCGTAACGCCGGGCAGAGTGACCAGGGCGTCTGGGACTTCGTGTTCCCGCTGGTGCGCGGCGAGATCCACGACATGAACCCCAACACCGCGGTGACGGCGATCGCTGCCCAGGTGGACGAGACCACCGCGCAGTACATCCGTATCGCCACCGACCGCCTCTGCTAA